A section of the Amblyomma americanum isolate KBUSLIRL-KWMA chromosome 2, ASM5285725v1, whole genome shotgun sequence genome encodes:
- the LOC144121448 gene encoding uncharacterized protein LOC144121448: protein MPYPSLILSVALAASFVPLSNLSRTGSRVRKGADPPEFFADTLTELKKLMVTKLHEDQVIPEVITETPEQPVAVFYPYAKVMMGNHIDPPTLRFAPQFFFKSKPDRLYTLMLLGPDYPTREAHTERNRLMWCVTNFARFNATYTLRPIGLVSYEQPKPASNSGKMRFVFLVYEQPTDKDWRKKLIETPRPPTNFMLDWYVDRNGLTLAAVNYFIIDTGLEGTQSNSSLGRVTGEETRAVTGDGGTTTGGKNSDSGAKKTSTRKNEAGIGEKTTDAGAKVARTGEKTDGPGEKEARSDGKSTGAGAIEAGTGEKATSAGGMEARAGEKMISTVEKGASGGAKATGIGSKKPGTEEKATGAVGKVAGEKAIGTGGKEAGAEEKATGAGGEEVRAGEKTTNTVEKKASGGAKATGIGSKEAGTEENATGAVAKVAGTVEEANNTGAKNAGSRDKATATSENEVGTGEKATGTALKEAMTRENKIGSEEKQAGTFKKQAVGYDVHINASKNVYAGARLLQKDSEETRTEARRVEMGGKEARAILNPVGM from the exons ATGCCGTATCCATCACTCATTCTGAGCGTGGCTCTGGCGGCCAGCTTCGTTCCGCTCTCCAACCTCAGCCGCACCGGTTCCCGCGTCCGAAAGGGGGCGGACCCACCCGAGTTCTTCGCCGACACGCTTACCGAGCTCAAAAAACTGATGGTGACCAAGCTCCACGAGGACCAA GTGATCCCAGAGGTCATTACAGAGACACCCGAGCAGCCTGTGGCCGTATTCTACCCGTACGCCAAAGTCATGATGGGCAATCACATCGacccaccaacactgcgcttcgCTCCCCAGTTCTTTTTCAAGTCGAAGCCCGACAGGCTCTACACGCTGATGCTGCTCGGGCCCGACTACCCGACTCGTGAGGCCCACACCGAGAGGAACCGTTTGATGTGGTGCGTGACCAACTTCGCCCGCTTCAACGCCACGTACACGCTTCGACCCATTGGCCTCGTCTCCTACGAGCAGCCGAAGCCAGCGAGCAACAGCGGCAAGATGCGCTTCGTGTTCCTGGTCTACGAGCAACCGACGGACAAGGACTGGCGCAAGAAGCTCATCGAAACGCCGAGGCCGCCAACAAACTTCATGCTCGACTGGTACGTGGACAGGAACGGTCTAACCTTGGCGGCGGTCAACTACTTCATTATCGACACGGGACTAGAGGGGACGCAGAGCAACTCGTCGTTAGGAAGGGTCACGGGTGAAGAAACACGTGCTGTGACTGGTGACGGAGGGACTACTACTGGCGGAAAGAATTCTGACAGCGGAGCAAAGAAGACCAGCACTCGAAAAAACGAAGCCGGGATTGGTGAGAAGACGACTGACGCTGGCGCAAAAGTGGCTCGAACTGGTGAAAAGACAGACGGACCTGGTGAAAAGGAAGCTCGGAGTGATGGAAAGTCAACCGGCGCTGGCGCGATTGAGGCTGGCACTGGGGAAAAGGCGACTAGCGCTGGCGGAATGGAGGCTAGGGCTGGTGAAAAAATGATCAGCACTGTCGAAAAGGGAGCTTCGGGCGGTGCGAAGGCGACTGGAATTGGTTCAAAGAAACCTGGCACTGAGGAAAAGGCGACTGGTGCTGTTGGAAAGGTGGCTGGCGAAAAGGCAATCGGCACTGGCGGAAAGGAGgctggggcagaggaaaaggCGACCGGTGCTGGCGGAGAGGAGGTTCGGGCTGGTGAAAAGACGACCAACACCGTCGAAAAGAAAGCTTCCGGCGGTGCGAAGGCGACTGGCATTGGCTCAAAGGAAGCTGGAACTGAGGAAAATGCGACCGGTGCGGTCGCAAAGGTGGCTGGGACTGTTGAAGAAGCAAATAACACAGGCGCAAAGAACGCTGGGAGTAGGGACAAGGCAACCGCAACAAGCGAAAACGAGGTTGGGACAGGCGAAAAGGCGACCGGGACTGCCCTAAAAGAGGCTATGACTCGGGAAAACAAGATTGGCAGCGAAGAAAAGCAGGCTGGAACTTTCAAAAAGCAAGCTGTCGGGTATGACGTGCATATTAATGCTAGTAAAAATGTTTATGCTGGTGCCAGATTGTTGCAGAAAGATTCAGAGGAAACCAGAACGGAAGCAAGACGTGTTGAGATGGGTGGAAAGGAAGCTCGCGCTATTTTAAATCCTGTGGGTATGTAA
- the LOC144121453 gene encoding protein D2-like — MHARSAALATLAAVLAVLWAPFGSCVTTDELHLNLKKAGVVPDVIATVPSRAAEVAYPGGAAVQLGNTLTQGQAAKLPNVNFGGEKGRWYTVILLDPDAPSRKEPKMRFWLHWLVVNVPDNSTTTLTKYAGPTPPRGTGKHRYVFLVYEQKNVLTRQAVKDFGKERAKFDLKKFVQAANLTQLVAVNFFYAENK, encoded by the exons ATGCACGCGAGGTCCGCCGCGCTTGCTACCCTAGCCGCGGTTCTAGCCGTGCTGTGGGCTCCGTTCGGCTCGTGCGTGACGACCGATGAGCTGCACCTGAACCTGAAGAAGGCGGGCGTCGTGCCGGACGTGATAGCGACGGTGCCCAGCCGCGCGGCCGAAGTCGCCTACCCGGGAGGCGCCGCTGTGCAGCTGGGCAACACACTCACACAAGGACAGGCCGCCAAACTGCCCAACGTTAACTTCGGTGGAGAAAAAGGTCGCTG GTACACGGTGATCCTTCTAGACCCCGATGCGCCGTCTCGAAAAGAGCCGAAGATGCGCTTCTGGCTTCACTGGCTCGTGGTGAACGTGCCGGACAACAGCACGACGACTCTGACCAAGTACGCGGGACCAACGCCTCCTCGGGGCACGGGCAAGCACCGCTATGTCTTTCTGGTGTACGAACAGAAGAACGTCCTCACCCGACAAGCTGTGAAGGACTTCGGCAAGGAGCGAGCCAAGTTCGACCTCAAGAAGTTTGTCCAAGCGGCGAACCTGACACAACTGGTGGCGGTGAATTTCTTCTACGCCGAAAACAAATAA